One window from the genome of Dioscorea cayenensis subsp. rotundata cultivar TDr96_F1 chromosome 3, TDr96_F1_v2_PseudoChromosome.rev07_lg8_w22 25.fasta, whole genome shotgun sequence encodes:
- the LOC120257671 gene encoding rhamnogalacturonan I rhamnosyltransferase 1-like: MGFDDMKMERGKGTMLVGVSRSRMKLWIIRVATTVLLWTCFVQLTAIGEIWSPRVLKRLPSCSTPSDPPRSVKALSSSVLIFSKVSPPPKRKYNNNGYLMVSCNGGLNQMRAAICDMVAIARYLNVTLIVPELDKTSFWADPSEFQDIFDVDHFITSLRDEVRILKELPPRLKRRVDLGMVHSMPPVSWSDFSYYRHQILPLIRKHKVLHLNKTDSRLANNGLHPEIQKLRCRVNFNALRFTSQIEELGKRVIRILRQNGPFLVLHLRYEMDMLAFSGCTQGCTEEEAGELTRMRYAYPWWKEKVIDSDLKRKDGLCPLTPEETALTLRALDIDRNIQIYIAAGEIYGGKRRLASLSASFPNLVRKETLLESSDLQFFQNHSSQMAALDYLVSLESDIFVPTYDGNMARVVEGHRRYLGYRKSIQLDRKLLIELIDKYNNGSLRWDEFSLAVKTSHANQTGMPTKRTVIPDKPKEEDYFYSNPQECLNLPDQQLWTS, encoded by the exons ATGGGATTTGATGATATGAAGATGGAGAGGGGGAAGGGGACAATGTTGGTTGGGGTTTCAAGGTCTAGGATGAAGCTCTGGATTATCAGGGTTGCCACCACTGTGCTTTTGTGGACGTGCTTTGTTCAGCTCACGGCGATCGGAGAGATTTGGTCGCCGAGAGTGTTGAAAAGGTTGCCTTCTTGCTCTACACCCTCAGACCCTCCACGATCCGTTAAGGCATTGTCTTCATCAGTGTTGATCTTCTCTAAGGTTTCTCCTCCTCCCAAAA gaaaatataataataatgggtATCTAATGGTTTCCTGCAATGGCGGCCTTAACCAGATGCGAGCAGCT ATATGTGACATGGTTGCTATCGCACGGTACTTGAATGTGACACTCATAGTACCGGAGTTGGACAAAACTTCGTTTTGGGCTGATCCTAG TGAGTTTCAAGATATATTTGATGTTGATCATTTTATTACCTCATTGAGAGATGAAGTTCGGATATTGAAGGAACTACCCCCAAGGTTGAAGAGAAGGGTGGATTTGGGAATGGTTCACTCAATGCCTCCAGTTAGTTGGTCAGATTTCTCGTATTATCGTCATCAG ATTCTACCTCTGATACGAAAACACAAGGTATTACACTTGAATAAAACCGATTCTCGACTTGCTAACAATGGCCTGCATCCAGAGATTCAGAAACTACGTTGCCGTGTGAATTTTAATGCCCTGCGTTTTACTTCTCAAATTGAAGAACTCGGGAAAAGAGTAATCAGAATTCTTCGACAGAATGGCCCATTCCTTGTTCTTCATCTCCGATATGAAATGGATATGTTGGCATTCTCAGGCTGTACTCAAGGTTGTACTGAAGAGGAGGCAGGAGAATTGACGAGAATGAG ATATGCATATCCATGGTGGAAAGAGAAGGTGATCGACTctgatttaaaaagaaaagacgGCCTGTGCCCTTTGACACCAGAGGAAACCGCCCTGACCTTAAGGGCACTTGATATCGATcgaaatatacaaatatacatCGCAGCCGGAGAAATCTATGGAGGAAAAAGAAGACTTGCTAGTCTTTCAGCCTCTTTTCCTAATTTG GTTAGAAAAGAGACACTGTTGGAATCTTCAGATCTTCAATTTTTTCAGAATCATTCATCTCAAATGGCGGCATTAGATTATTTGGTTTCCTTGGAGAGTGACATTTTTGTTCCCACATACGACGGAAACATGGCCAGAGTTGTCGAAGGCCATCGCCG GTATTTGGGATACAGAAAATCCATTCAATTGGATCGAAAGCTGCTCATCGAGCTGATAGACAAGTACAACAATGGATCACTTAGATGGGATGAATTCTCCTTGGCAGTGAAAACATCCCATGCAAACCAAACAGGAATGCCGACAAAGAGGACCGTGATTCCCGACAAACCAAAGGAAGAAGACTACTTCTATTCCAATCCTCAGGAGTGCCTCAATCTACCTGATCAACAACTATGGACTTCATGA